One Methanosphaera sp. WGK6 genomic window, AATGCCATTAGTAGTATGTCTAGAACTATGGCCAATAAGATGGCTAGTAGCATACCTACTAGTAACACTATTTGTAAATAAAATATCATTCAAACTAGCACAAGAAATATTCGGATTTAAACCAGGATTATAAAAAAAATCCCCATCACCTCCATTATAACATAATTCAAAACACTTATTTTAAAACATTTACTAAATTATAACAACCAAATCAAAGATAAATATACAATAACAAGAAATAAAATAAGGAGTACAACTAATGAAAAAAATATGCATATTTGATTTTGATGGAACACTATACAATACAATGCCTGATGTAGCAAAAAGACTTGACCAAACACTAAAACAAGAAAAATTTCCTCAACTAACATACACAGAGTATGAACAAGCAGTAGGAGGAGATATAAATCAAATAATGGATAAAATACTAAAAAACAACAGCACACCAGAAAACATAAAAAAACTAAGAAACACCTATGAAAAACTAACAAAAACAATACCTGATGAAGCATCCAAACCATACCCTGGAATACAAGAACTCCTAGAAAAAATACAAGAAAAAAACATAAAAATAGCAATAAATTCAAATAGACATACAGAAAACATACAAAACTACACTAAAAAACACTTAAAAGATATTAACTTCACAGATATCAAAGGATACAATCCAAAAACACCATCCAAACCAGACCCAACTGACCTATTAAACATAATAGAAAAACATAAAATCAAAAAAGAAGATGCAATATACATAGGAGATACACAAACAGATATAAAAACCGCAAAAAATGCTGGAATTGATTGTGTAATAGTAACATGGGGACAAGGAACAAGTAATGACTATAAAAATAAATATATAATAAAAGCAATAGATAAACCATCCCAACTACTAGAATTAATTCTCTAAAAAAAATAAAAAATAAAAGATAGGATGTTTCCTTTTATTGAGGTGATAATAAAAAGTTATAGTAGATTAAAAACTTATATAGCAGTCCATCCACCATCTACACATATTAATTGTCCAGTACAGAAACTAGAAGCATCAGATGCAAGATAAATTGCTAAACCATCAAGTTCTCCTGGTTCTCCAAGACGTCCCATTGGACAGTATGCTTGAATTAAGTCCATAAATCCATCCATATCTACAGATTCTTGAGTTAATTCAGTTGCAAATACTGCTGGACCAATTGCATTAC contains:
- a CDS encoding HAD family hydrolase, translating into MKKICIFDFDGTLYNTMPDVAKRLDQTLKQEKFPQLTYTEYEQAVGGDINQIMDKILKNNSTPENIKKLRNTYEKLTKTIPDEASKPYPGIQELLEKIQEKNIKIAINSNRHTENIQNYTKKHLKDINFTDIKGYNPKTPSKPDPTDLLNIIEKHKIKKEDAIYIGDTQTDIKTAKNAGIDCVIVTWGQGTSNDYKNKYIIKAIDKPSQLLELIL